A genomic region of Methanotorris formicicus Mc-S-70 contains the following coding sequences:
- the larC gene encoding nickel pincer cofactor biosynthesis protein LarC, producing MFLLDPFSGISGDMFLSAMIDFVDRGDLINTIKKVIDVDIEIKKVKKCHIVANKVDIIPKDVDYKTDTYKDIKNIIKNSNIQEDVKISALEILKILAEAESKVHNISIGDVHFHEVGNYDTITDIVGASYIINKLNLKDKCLYKPINVGNGFVRTEHGLLPVPAPATAEILKGLKISFSDIKEELTTPTGAAIIKYINPKLVEGSFIIKEVSYGSGDKDLEIPNVLRVFRVENIKREDIVLLETNVDDISAEILGYLYEVLDGKVRDLHFIPTHMKKNRPACTIRAIVDKGRVEEVTKIIMRETGTLGVRIFNIERITADREFKTIKLFDEDVRIKFGKIDNEIISEKPEFEDLKKISKKYGIPLKDLYKIIFSKHLR from the coding sequence ATGTTTCTCTTAGACCCATTTTCTGGGATTAGTGGAGATATGTTTTTATCGGCGATGATTGATTTTGTTGATAGAGGAGATCTTATAAATACCATCAAAAAAGTTATTGATGTTGATATTGAAATAAAAAAGGTTAAAAAATGCCATATAGTGGCGAATAAAGTTGATATAATCCCAAAGGATGTTGATTATAAGACAGATACCTATAAAGACATCAAAAACATTATTAAAAACTCCAATATTCAGGAAGATGTTAAAATCTCTGCATTAGAAATTTTAAAGATATTGGCTGAGGCTGAAAGCAAAGTTCATAATATAAGTATAGGGGATGTACATTTCCACGAAGTTGGGAATTATGATACAATAACTGATATAGTTGGAGCATCTTATATAATAAATAAATTAAATTTAAAAGATAAATGCCTATATAAGCCAATAAATGTTGGAAATGGATTTGTAAGAACTGAGCATGGATTATTGCCAGTTCCAGCACCAGCAACGGCAGAGATATTGAAAGGGCTTAAAATATCCTTCTCTGATATAAAAGAGGAATTAACAACACCAACTGGAGCAGCAATAATAAAATACATAAACCCAAAATTAGTTGAAGGAAGTTTTATAATAAAAGAGGTTTCTTATGGATCTGGAGATAAAGATTTGGAGATACCAAATGTTTTAAGAGTTTTTAGAGTTGAAAATATAAAGAGGGAAGATATAGTTTTATTGGAAACGAATGTTGATGACATTTCAGCAGAGATATTGGGTTACCTATATGAAGTTTTAGATGGGAAGGTTAGGGATTTACACTTTATCCCAACTCATATGAAGAAGAATAGGCCTGCCTGCACAATTAGGGCTATTGTTGATAAAGGCAGAGTTGAGGAGGTAACTAAGATTATAATGAGAGAAACTGGCACTTTGGGAGTTAGAATATTTAATATAGAGAGAATAACAGCAGATAGAGAGTTTAAAACTATAAAGTTGTTTGATGAAGATGTTAGAATAAAATTTGGAAAAATTGATAATGAAATAATCTCAGAAAAACCAGAGTTTGAGGATTTGAAGAAGATATCTAAAAAATATGGCATTCCATTAAAAGATTTGTATAAAATTATTTTCTCAAAGCATTTGAGATGA
- a CDS encoding tRNA (cytidine(56)-2'-O)-methyltransferase yields the protein MRVEVLRLGHRGDRDKRISTHVALTARALGADKIIFTVEDEHVEESVKKVVENWGGNFKFEVVKKWKGYVKNFKNNGIVVHLTMYGASVNEIINEIKEKFKEKDILIIIGAEKVPKEAYELADYNISIGNQPHSEVAALAIFLDRLFEGETLYREFENAKIKIVPSNDKKVVIRSDSVITRILSLLALYCTL from the coding sequence ATGAGGGTTGAGGTTTTAAGATTAGGACATAGAGGAGATAGGGATAAAAGGATATCAACACATGTTGCTTTAACAGCAAGAGCCTTAGGGGCTGATAAGATAATATTTACTGTAGAAGATGAACATGTTGAAGAAAGTGTAAAGAAGGTTGTAGAAAATTGGGGAGGAAATTTTAAATTTGAAGTTGTAAAAAAATGGAAGGGATATGTTAAAAATTTTAAAAATAATGGAATCGTGGTTCATTTAACAATGTATGGAGCAAGTGTCAATGAGATAATAAATGAGATAAAAGAGAAATTTAAAGAAAAGGATATTTTAATTATTATAGGGGCGGAGAAAGTTCCAAAAGAAGCGTATGAACTTGCTGATTATAACATATCCATTGGGAATCAACCACATTCGGAAGTTGCTGCACTTGCAATTTTTTTAGATAGATTATTTGAAGGGGAAACACTCTATAGAGAATTTGAAAATGCAAAGATTAAGATAGTTCCTTCAAATGATAAAAAGGTTGTTATAAGATCTGACAGTGTG